The following coding sequences are from one Paenibacillus sp. FSL R5-0912 window:
- a CDS encoding YheC/YheD family protein: protein MRLFMMLKAEHGRASGKFLVQPDIPQQLPSSRFHDYRMLVQKNGQGFWEFIGIDRPGSRCAYQEDSFGASCELALDLAIDREGKIYELEVNPKPAREVFARSGVSGTYRKTLVRPLEYAMWVYKNKNTPSSAKTVEEEME from the coding sequence TTGAGATTGTTTATGATGTTAAAAGCGGAACATGGTCGCGCAAGCGGCAAGTTCCTCGTCCAGCCGGATATTCCGCAGCAGCTGCCCAGCAGCAGGTTCCATGACTACCGGATGCTCGTGCAGAAGAACGGCCAGGGCTTCTGGGAATTCATCGGCATTGACCGGCCAGGTAGCCGCTGCGCATACCAAGAAGACAGCTTCGGCGCAAGCTGCGAGCTGGCACTGGACCTCGCGATCGACCGCGAGGGTAAGATCTACGAGCTGGAGGTCAACCCGAAGCCGGCCCGCGAGGTCTTCGCCCGCTCCGGCGTCAGCGGTACCTACCGCAAAACGCTGGTCCGCCCGCTGGAGTACGCGATGTGGGTGTATAAGAACAAGAATACACCGAGCTCGGCGAAGACGGTTGAGGAGGAAATGGAATAG
- a CDS encoding DUF421 domain-containing protein, which produces MDLAWIWKSAFLVLVGMILLRIAGRKSISQMSVATTVIMISIGTTIVQPIANHELWQAIGSASVFIVSLLIIEYLQLKFNWLEKVLSGQSKIVIENGQINITTLRSIRMSVDQLEIRLREQGITNFTDVQTATLEPNGQLGYELMRHAKPVTIGELERLLGLKSEDALEQGSLFKEVSQNNHEKDIDPTLQ; this is translated from the coding sequence ATGGATCTAGCTTGGATATGGAAATCTGCTTTTCTAGTCTTAGTCGGAATGATTCTTCTGAGAATTGCCGGCAGAAAATCAATTTCGCAGATGAGTGTAGCGACGACGGTAATAATGATCTCAATCGGTACTACCATAGTTCAACCTATTGCGAATCATGAATTGTGGCAAGCGATAGGCTCTGCTTCGGTATTTATTGTGTCATTATTAATTATTGAATATTTACAATTGAAATTTAATTGGCTTGAAAAGGTGCTTAGTGGCCAATCCAAGATCGTTATTGAAAACGGACAAATCAACATTACTACTCTTCGCTCCATTCGTATGTCAGTAGACCAACTTGAAATAAGGCTCAGAGAGCAAGGGATTACGAACTTCACAGATGTCCAAACCGCTACACTTGAACCAAACGGCCAATTAGGATATGAACTAATGCGGCATGCCAAACCAGTGACCATTGGGGAATTAGAACGTTTGCTCGGCCTGAAGTCAGAAGATGCTTTGGAGCAAGGTTCGCTTTTCAAAGAGGTTAGCCAAAACAACCATGAAAAGGATATCGACCCCACACTGCAGTAA
- a CDS encoding YheC/YheD family endospore coat-associated protein has protein sequence MQINSKQFLACHIYVYNARVFVFTPADVHVSKEQIHALVYDVKSGTWSRKWRSFPNMIYDRCRIQRSQRFQQLLRFRARYDHLTFLNRPLRNKWTVHQTFSQKSRFRQHMPETLLYQSSADLHRMLKFSPVVYVKPINGTGGRGILRIERQREGKSLYDIQGRRQSRQIIAPRKVSLSRLDSIVRQWCLGGRFLIQQGIPLRLPSGRFHDYRMLVQKNGQGVWEFTGMAGRVGAARSVTSNLHGGGHAMRAEALLKQWLGSEERADKAMRTAEKLGIEAAAYLEDSFGALCELALDLAIDREGKIYVLEVNPKPAREVFARSGDNSTYRKALVRPLEYAMWVYKNKNTPSSAKTVEE, from the coding sequence ATGCAGATAAACTCAAAGCAATTTCTCGCTTGTCATATATACGTCTATAATGCACGTGTCTTTGTGTTTACCCCCGCAGATGTGCATGTAAGCAAAGAACAGATCCATGCCCTTGTCTATGATGTCAAAAGCGGAACATGGTCGCGCAAATGGCGCTCCTTCCCGAATATGATCTATGACCGCTGCCGGATTCAGCGCAGCCAGCGGTTCCAGCAGTTGCTGCGCTTCCGCGCGCGGTATGATCATCTGACCTTCCTGAACCGTCCGCTGCGTAATAAATGGACGGTCCACCAGACCTTTTCACAGAAAAGCCGTTTCCGGCAGCATATGCCGGAGACTCTTCTATATCAGTCTTCCGCCGATCTCCACCGCATGCTGAAGTTCAGTCCGGTCGTCTACGTCAAGCCGATTAACGGCACGGGCGGACGCGGCATCCTGCGGATTGAGCGGCAGCGGGAAGGCAAGTCCCTCTACGATATCCAGGGACGCCGCCAGAGCCGGCAGATCATCGCGCCCCGCAAGGTGTCGCTGAGCCGCCTGGATTCGATTGTCCGCCAGTGGTGTCTCGGCGGACGGTTCCTCATCCAGCAGGGCATTCCGCTCCGCTTGCCAAGCGGCCGGTTCCATGACTACCGGATGCTCGTGCAGAAGAACGGCCAAGGCGTCTGGGAATTCACCGGCATGGCCGGCCGGGTAGGCGCGGCCCGCAGCGTCACCTCGAACCTCCATGGCGGCGGGCATGCGATGCGGGCCGAGGCCCTGCTGAAGCAGTGGCTCGGCAGCGAAGAGCGGGCCGACAAGGCCATGCGCACCGCAGAGAAGCTGGGAATCGAAGCTGCCGCGTACCTCGAAGATAGCTTCGGCGCGCTCTGCGAGCTGGCCCTGGACCTCGCGATCGACCGCGAGGGCAAGATCTACGTGCTGGAGGTCAACCCCAAGCCGGCCCGCGAGGTCTTCGCCCGCTCCGGCGACAATAGCACTTACCGCAAAGCGCTGGTACGCCCGCTGGAATATGCGATGTGGGTGTATAAGAACAAGAATACGCCGAGCTCGGCGAAGACGGTTGAGGAATGA
- a CDS encoding esterase/lipase family protein, which yields MKRIFSLSIIITIFVSLFNLTGNLQNYTYANSVHESVYSNNPTEQSSIGILSTSVYPDNAVVKYGEKIYINYSFNAEAHPVLINIYKDGVLQADYYYKPSSWGDHFSYEPKDEGSYRFVVKPTDQPYYTNECTVTVYKDRIIFLPGIMGSELFLGDEQVWEPEDSKNVPRIREQINSLQMSALGESKNSISVRNSISDYDGILAFFKNEGYHVVDFPYDWRLGSSINAQKLKERINIERAASPYSNYYIVAHSMGGLVATEFIRQGNSNLIKKLITIGTPFLGAPQAFNMLETGNLTMNT from the coding sequence ATGAAAAGAATATTTTCATTAAGTATAATTATTACAATTTTTGTTTCTTTATTTAATCTAACTGGAAATCTTCAAAACTATACATATGCTAATTCAGTTCATGAATCTGTATACAGCAATAATCCAACCGAACAGTCTTCGATCGGAATATTGAGTACATCAGTATACCCAGATAATGCAGTCGTGAAATATGGAGAAAAGATATACATTAATTATAGTTTTAATGCTGAGGCTCACCCAGTACTCATTAATATTTATAAAGATGGTGTCTTACAAGCGGATTATTATTATAAACCATCAAGCTGGGGCGACCATTTTTCTTATGAACCCAAAGATGAAGGAAGTTATAGATTTGTTGTAAAGCCGACCGATCAACCTTACTATACTAATGAGTGTACGGTTACTGTTTATAAAGATAGAATAATATTTTTACCTGGAATCATGGGAAGTGAGTTGTTTCTGGGAGATGAGCAGGTATGGGAGCCTGAGGATAGCAAGAATGTCCCTCGCATTCGCGAACAAATTAATAGCCTGCAGATGAGCGCTTTAGGAGAAAGTAAAAATAGCATAAGTGTTCGCAATAGTATCAGTGATTATGATGGTATCCTTGCTTTCTTTAAAAATGAAGGATATCACGTCGTTGATTTTCCTTACGATTGGAGATTAGGCTCCAGTATAAATGCACAGAAGTTGAAAGAAAGAATAAATATTGAGCGGGCTGCGTCTCCATATAGTAACTACTATATTGTTGCTCATAGTATGGGAGGACTTGTCGCCACTGAATTTATCAGACAAGGGAATAGTAATCTAATAAAAAAATTGATCACAATTGGCACACCATTTCTTGGCGCTCCACAAGCGTTCAATATGCTTGAAACAGGAAATCTTACAATGAATACTTAG
- a CDS encoding RCC1 domain-containing protein has translation MEKNTPSIYELLPNKSYFSYQTNGYIETKSYPKPDSPKVKVTKYNTFSETENFIKDTNDWSNDVLLENAKNFHSSLDVLNTLKKVDSYFIVGDQRETPGKLVYYVPSLNDKYLSDVKVIQGDGVVPTSSATVGFKLDETRTFYIGRSHVGLVKSPEVQQKILKILKDKPNEFVSDKIRDETKEIKTLKFKAECPVELHIYDSSGNHTGPTGAETFESKIPDINYFTDGETKIALVNDTEDYKVRIIGTGYGELTFSIVWANEKDIEDRTLRFDNVAVTPTSVFIADVNQNGQVVLQIDQNGDDNFEGSISPTVDLDLGGTQDETIPTLSSHIDGVKGVNEWYGKNVYYNLSGEDNASGVYKYFYDLNDSEYKEYTEPLALPNTGIYNFKSYVRDKNRNDSEVLTETVKVDTTNPTVPVMTIDPTAWTNKYVTITLGGGTDADSGFQKYQYKINQDGEWKDYTVPFVIDSEGLYNVYARSVDNVFNLSAEVTGVAKVDKTNPPKPIMTIEPSKWTNQSVSITLSGGTDTDKGFPNSGFQKYQYKIDGGEWKDYTTPIIIDTEGLFKVIGRSVDTATNLSEEVSGEAKIDRTKPIVPIMTIEPLKWTNQFVTVTLSGGFDTDKGFPNSGFQKYHYKIDRGEWKDYTTPIIIDTEGLYTIYARAADIATNLSEEVTGEAKVDRINPSSPRNFITKLLRGNKVTLSWSPSTDNVAVTSYDLYQDSKLVGNVVNPEFTFENLVANRDYIFKAVARDEAGNSSIAASFTVRTPVNLAVGSDHTLQIKEDGTVRGWGMNSSGELGDGTNSTKTTAVSVQGLTSVKSVAVGKQHSIALKEDGTVWTWGGNAYGQLGNGPGNNSNTPTQVRGLEGIVAVAASQYSSYALKNDGTVWSWGENYNGQLGNNSTIDQSTPVRVLGISGISQITAGKGYAYAMTSAGTAWGWGDGRSYQIPGSLGSNMLMAVPMTGLEDLASIVAGEIGNRGLALKKDGSVVLWGGNYQRVFTLNPLSGIQTIVGGGGNFAIREDGSLWRWDGYTPVKVEGISEVSAVGVAYNDDQRKIYTAAVKTDGSAWAWGDVNQHGQLGDGTTDVHTTPALVKENTAPEAVLTYPLGSKEAPEKSNVNQPTIRWIQKDAALTRFAAYQVQILDASGNEIVDSGIVSQPMTATENTWMVSEALPSGQAFQVKVKVFDEHLWSEWSELGWIEINNMILKTKKQLDSSVEMAQSTIYVGEPTIVKLSVVDSVYSDDGINTGILNGIAKVKVSGYTISNTEFFGKFGDVELSATGTTTIDVQFHDGIAEIPLILTMSGKQSIAFEIVDLENSLRLVEIEVLPNDLSNVLLFPSPTFNEAPIKDIAYSHKSLLRRLI, from the coding sequence TTGGAGAAAAATACGCCATCTATTTATGAGTTACTACCCAATAAATCCTATTTTTCATACCAAACCAACGGATATATTGAAACTAAATCATATCCAAAGCCTGACTCTCCTAAAGTGAAAGTTACTAAATATAATACCTTCAGTGAAACGGAGAATTTTATTAAGGATACTAATGATTGGTCAAATGATGTCTTGCTTGAAAATGCCAAGAATTTTCATTCTTCTTTGGATGTACTTAATACACTAAAAAAGGTAGATTCATACTTTATAGTTGGCGATCAGAGAGAAACTCCTGGTAAATTGGTTTACTACGTGCCTTCGTTAAACGATAAATATCTGAGTGACGTGAAAGTTATACAGGGAGATGGCGTTGTTCCTACATCAAGTGCTACAGTAGGTTTTAAGCTTGATGAAACACGAACTTTTTATATTGGCAGGTCTCATGTAGGTCTTGTGAAGAGTCCTGAAGTGCAGCAAAAAATCTTGAAAATTTTAAAGGATAAACCTAATGAATTTGTCTCCGATAAAATTCGTGATGAGACTAAAGAAATAAAAACTTTAAAATTCAAGGCGGAATGTCCGGTAGAACTACATATATATGATTCCTCAGGCAATCATACAGGCCCAACAGGCGCTGAAACTTTTGAGTCTAAAATCCCAGACATCAACTACTTTACAGACGGTGAAACAAAGATTGCTCTAGTTAATGATACTGAAGACTATAAAGTTCGTATCATTGGTACAGGATATGGTGAATTAACTTTCTCGATAGTATGGGCAAATGAAAAAGATATTGAAGATAGAACATTGCGTTTTGATAATGTTGCCGTTACTCCCACTTCAGTATTTATAGCCGATGTTAATCAGAATGGGCAAGTCGTACTTCAGATAGATCAGAATGGCGATGATAACTTCGAAGGTAGCATTAGCCCTACTGTTGATCTAGATCTTGGAGGAACCCAAGACGAAACAATTCCAACACTAAGCTCACACATTGATGGGGTAAAAGGCGTCAATGAATGGTATGGGAAAAACGTTTATTATAACTTATCTGGAGAAGATAATGCATCTGGTGTTTATAAGTACTTTTATGATCTTAATGATTCTGAATACAAAGAGTACACAGAACCATTAGCATTGCCTAACACAGGAATATATAATTTCAAGTCGTATGTTCGAGACAAGAATAGAAATGATTCGGAAGTCTTAACGGAAACGGTGAAGGTAGACACTACCAATCCGACTGTACCCGTAATGACGATCGATCCAACAGCTTGGACGAATAAGTATGTAACGATTACATTAGGCGGCGGGACAGACGCTGATAGCGGTTTTCAAAAATATCAGTACAAAATCAACCAAGACGGGGAGTGGAAGGACTATACTGTTCCTTTTGTGATCGATTCAGAAGGTTTATACAATGTGTATGCCAGATCAGTAGACAATGTATTTAACCTTAGTGCAGAAGTAACTGGGGTGGCTAAAGTTGATAAGACCAATCCTCCTAAACCGATAATGACAATTGAACCATCCAAATGGACTAATCAGTCGGTCTCCATAACATTGTCGGGTGGAACTGATACAGATAAAGGCTTTCCTAATAGTGGGTTTCAAAAGTATCAATATAAGATTGATGGGGGTGAATGGAAGGATTACACCACACCTATTATTATTGATACGGAGGGTTTATTTAAGGTTATAGGTCGCTCAGTAGACACTGCTACTAACCTCAGTGAAGAAGTCTCTGGGGAAGCAAAAATTGATAGGACAAAGCCTATCGTACCAATAATGACAATTGAGCCTTTAAAATGGACAAATCAGTTCGTCACAGTGACCTTATCTGGAGGTTTCGATACGGATAAAGGTTTCCCAAATAGTGGATTTCAAAAATATCATTATAAGATTGACAGGGGAGAATGGAAGGATTATACAACACCTATAATTATTGATACTGAAGGATTATATACCATTTATGCGAGAGCGGCAGATATTGCAACTAATCTTAGTGAGGAAGTTACGGGGGAAGCTAAAGTTGATAGAATAAATCCTTCATCACCAAGGAATTTCATTACGAAACTGTTGAGAGGAAACAAAGTGACGCTCTCATGGTCGCCATCTACTGATAACGTAGCGGTTACTAGTTACGATTTATATCAAGATTCTAAGTTAGTTGGAAATGTAGTGAATCCTGAATTCACATTTGAAAATCTTGTAGCAAATAGAGATTATATATTCAAAGCTGTTGCACGGGATGAAGCAGGTAACTCCTCTATTGCAGCCAGTTTCACAGTACGAACTCCAGTAAATCTCGCAGTGGGATCAGATCATACTTTGCAGATAAAGGAAGACGGAACGGTAAGAGGCTGGGGAATGAATAGTTCTGGAGAACTGGGAGATGGGACGAACTCGACTAAAACTACAGCAGTCTCCGTTCAGGGACTAACCAGTGTAAAATCCGTGGCAGTAGGAAAACAGCATAGTATTGCGTTAAAAGAGGACGGAACTGTATGGACCTGGGGAGGAAATGCATATGGTCAGTTGGGAAATGGACCAGGAAATAACAGTAATACACCGACCCAAGTCCGGGGCTTGGAAGGTATTGTAGCCGTTGCAGCAAGTCAGTATAGCAGTTATGCCTTGAAAAACGACGGGACCGTGTGGTCCTGGGGCGAAAATTATAATGGACAATTGGGGAATAATTCCACAATAGACCAGAGTACCCCTGTGCGGGTATTAGGCATCAGTGGGATAAGTCAAATCACGGCAGGCAAGGGTTACGCTTACGCCATGACGAGTGCAGGGACGGCATGGGGATGGGGAGATGGAAGAAGTTATCAAATCCCGGGATCGTTAGGATCAAACATGTTAATGGCTGTTCCAATGACGGGATTAGAAGATTTAGCAAGTATTGTGGCAGGAGAAATAGGTAATCGTGGACTTGCACTGAAAAAAGATGGAAGTGTAGTACTGTGGGGAGGCAACTATCAGAGGGTCTTCACATTGAACCCGTTAAGTGGAATTCAAACTATCGTAGGCGGTGGTGGTAACTTTGCGATCCGGGAAGATGGGAGTTTGTGGAGATGGGATGGATATACACCTGTAAAAGTTGAAGGAATAAGCGAAGTGAGCGCTGTAGGAGTGGCGTACAACGACGACCAACGGAAGATTTATACGGCGGCCGTTAAAACCGATGGAAGCGCGTGGGCTTGGGGAGACGTTAACCAACATGGGCAGCTCGGAGACGGGACGACGGATGTGCACACAACACCTGCATTAGTGAAAGAGAATACGGCTCCAGAGGCAGTACTGACCTATCCTTTGGGAAGTAAAGAAGCACCGGAGAAAAGTAATGTAAATCAGCCGACCATCCGGTGGATTCAAAAAGATGCAGCATTAACACGTTTTGCGGCGTACCAGGTGCAGATATTGGATGCAAGTGGAAATGAAATAGTGGATTCGGGCATCGTGAGTCAGCCGATGACTGCTACTGAGAACACTTGGATGGTGAGTGAAGCGTTACCGTCAGGTCAAGCCTTCCAAGTGAAAGTGAAAGTGTTTGACGAACACTTGTGGTCGGAATGGTCTGAGTTAGGTTGGATAGAGATAAATAACATGATCTTAAAAACAAAAAAACAACTTGATAGCTCTGTTGAAATGGCTCAATCAACAATCTATGTTGGTGAACCAACAATTGTTAAGTTAAGTGTTGTTGATAGTGTCTATAGTGATGACGGTATTAATACAGGTATATTAAATGGAATTGCTAAAGTAAAGGTGTCAGGTTATACAATTTCAAACACTGAATTCTTTGGGAAATTCGGAGATGTAGAGCTATCAGCTACTGGTACTACGACAATTGATGTTCAATTTCATGATGGTATCGCAGAAATTCCATTAATTCTAACGATGTCTGGTAAACAGTCCATAGCATTCGAAATTGTTGATCTTGAGAACAGTTTAAGATTAGTTGAAATTGAAGTGCTTCCTAACGATTTGAGTAATGTCTTATTATTTCCATCGCCTACATTCAATGAGGCGCCAATAAAAGATATTGCATATTCTCATAAAAGTTTATTAAGAAGATTAATTTGA
- a CDS encoding YheC/YheD family endospore coat-associated protein: MPEPVLGILTLYLNDAKQLEEKSVYRRMIIEGSRIGLDVFVFTPADVHVSKEQIHALVYDVKSGTWSRKWRSFPNMIYDRCRIQRSQRFQQLLRFRARYDHLTFLNRPLRNKWTVHQTFSQKSRFRQHMPETLLYQSSADLHRMLKFSPVVYVKPINGTGGRGILRIERQREGKSLYDIQGRRQSRQIIAPRKVSLSRLDSIVRQWCLGGRFLIQQGIPLRLPSGRFHDYRMLVQKNGQGVWEFTGMAGRVGAARSVTSNLHGGGHAMRAEALLKQWLGSEERADKAMRTAEKLGIEAAAYLEDSFGALCELALDLAIDREGKIYVLEVNPKPAREVFARSGDNSTYRKALVRPLEYAMWVYKNKNTPSSAKTVEE, from the coding sequence GTGCCAGAGCCCGTCTTAGGCATCCTCACGCTATATCTGAATGACGCCAAACAGCTTGAGGAGAAGAGCGTGTACCGGAGGATGATTATTGAAGGCAGCCGGATTGGCCTGGATGTCTTTGTGTTTACCCCCGCAGATGTGCATGTAAGCAAAGAACAGATCCATGCCCTTGTCTATGATGTCAAAAGCGGAACATGGTCGCGCAAATGGCGCTCCTTCCCGAATATGATCTATGACCGCTGCCGGATTCAGCGCAGCCAGCGGTTCCAGCAGTTGCTGCGCTTTCGCGCGCGGTATGATCATCTGACCTTCCTGAACCGTCCGCTGCGGAATAAATGGACGGTTCACCAGACCTTTTCACAGAAAAGCCGTTTCCGGCAGCATATGCCGGAGACTCTTCTATATCAGTCTTCCGCCGATCTCCACCGCATGCTGAAGTTCAGTCCGGTCGTCTACGTCAAGCCGATTAACGGCACGGGCGGACGCGGCATCCTGCGGATTGAGCGGCAGCGGGAAGGCAAGTCCCTCTACGATATCCAGGGACGCCGCCAGAGCCGGCAGATCATCGCGCCCCGCAAGGTGTCGCTGAGCCGCCTGGATTCGATTGTCCGCCAGTGGTGTCTCGGCGGACGGTTCCTCATCCAGCAGGGCATTCCACTCCGCTTGCCAAGCGGCCGGTTCCATGACTACCGGATGCTCGTGCAGAAGAACGGCCAAGGCGTCTGGGAATTCACCGGCATGGCCGGCCGGGTAGGCGCGGCCCGCAGCGTCACCTCGAACCTCCATGGCGGCGGGCATGCGATGCGGGCCGAGGCCCTGCTGAAGCAGTGGCTCGGCAGCGAAGAGCGGGCCGACAAAGCCATGCGCACCGCAGAGAAGCTGGGAATCGAAGCTGCCGCGTACCTCGAAGATAGCTTCGGCGCGCTCTGCGAGCTGGCCCTGGACCTCGCGATCGACCGCGAGGGCAAGATCTACGTGCTGGAGGTCAACCCCAAGCCGGCCCGCGAGGTCTTCGCCCGCTCCGGCGACAATAGCACTTACCGCAAAGCGCTGGTACGCCCGCTGGAATATGCGATGTGGGTGTATAAGAACAAGAATACGCCGAGCTCGGCGAAGACGGTTGAGGAATGA
- a CDS encoding GNAT family N-acetyltransferase — protein sequence MQISSLYDSNPVQWNSRLAGLLEFLREYGEQRITLRGCRQLARLTPEQLALPGVSLLVATVRGQNGRQLAGVSFVSGYGKEACVVAVHPLYRKRHTGTALLTAQLERLGQLECHVACDNPASLKMCFNSGLAAVDLVNGPTGKPTLLLRSSRTAAGPTILPQEGELLCQSPS from the coding sequence ATGCAGATATCCTCACTCTACGACAGCAATCCGGTGCAGTGGAATTCCAGACTAGCCGGATTGCTTGAATTCCTGAGGGAGTATGGGGAGCAGCGGATTACGCTTCGCGGATGCAGGCAGCTGGCCCGGCTGACACCGGAGCAGCTCGCCTTGCCGGGAGTTTCGCTACTCGTTGCCACTGTACGGGGTCAGAACGGCCGTCAGCTCGCAGGTGTCAGCTTCGTCTCCGGCTACGGCAAGGAGGCCTGTGTAGTAGCCGTTCATCCCCTGTACCGCAAGAGGCATACCGGCACAGCCCTGCTTACCGCGCAGCTGGAACGTCTTGGGCAGCTGGAATGCCATGTAGCCTGCGATAACCCGGCCAGCCTGAAAATGTGCTTCAACAGCGGGCTAGCCGCCGTAGACCTGGTTAACGGCCCTACGGGTAAACCCACGCTGCTGCTGCGGTCCTCCCGGACTGCAGCCGGACCTACTATTCTCCCACAAGAAGGTGAACTCCTGTGCCAGAGCCCGTCTTAG
- a CDS encoding YheC/YheD family endospore coat-associated protein — MNSRIPDPGKPVIAILTTSDRLKQFRGNRNNFRDIIRTGKEMGYLVYVVTVRDLKLEERMVNGFVPSASGKLWYSIPVPLPQVIYNRIPNRDEEEKAPVARKIAECLEHPEIQLYNPRFFNKWNLFEWLKESKATSKHVPKTRRLRSAATLTAMLKNHDSLYLKPENGKAGKGIMRLRYRMDAMLPYRLQIQSGKKNTTYKAASIERLWARIVREKGVSRYIVQQAIVLAAHHGRPFDLRVLLQKNGRGAWAVTGIGARLAGARSITTHVPRGGSIEEPSSMLEGTFGAEQAAAILKNVPTTALLIARQIERASATMLGEMSMDLGVDEEGGLWFFEANSRPMKFDEPAIRKLSLERIFHYGQHLSRQTKPN; from the coding sequence GTGAACAGCCGTATCCCTGACCCCGGCAAGCCCGTTATCGCCATCCTGACGACCAGTGACCGGCTGAAGCAGTTTCGCGGCAACCGCAATAACTTCCGCGATATTATCCGCACCGGCAAAGAAATGGGTTATCTGGTATATGTCGTCACCGTCCGCGACCTGAAGCTGGAGGAGCGGATGGTGAACGGCTTCGTCCCCTCTGCCAGCGGCAAGCTCTGGTACTCCATTCCTGTCCCGCTGCCGCAGGTGATTTATAACCGGATTCCGAACCGCGATGAAGAGGAGAAGGCACCGGTCGCCCGCAAAATAGCGGAATGTCTGGAGCATCCTGAGATCCAGCTGTACAACCCGAGATTTTTCAATAAATGGAATCTCTTCGAGTGGCTCAAGGAATCCAAAGCAACCTCAAAGCATGTGCCCAAGACCCGCCGTCTGCGCAGTGCAGCAACCCTGACGGCCATGCTGAAGAATCACGACAGTCTCTACCTCAAACCGGAGAACGGCAAAGCCGGCAAAGGGATTATGCGGCTGAGATACCGGATGGATGCTATGCTGCCTTACCGGCTGCAGATCCAGAGCGGCAAGAAGAACACGACCTACAAAGCCGCGTCCATCGAACGTCTGTGGGCCAGAATCGTCAGGGAAAAAGGGGTATCCCGCTACATCGTGCAGCAGGCCATTGTGCTTGCTGCGCACCACGGGCGCCCCTTCGATCTTCGCGTGCTGCTGCAGAAGAACGGCCGTGGCGCCTGGGCGGTCACCGGCATTGGCGCACGGCTGGCCGGAGCCCGCAGCATCACTACCCATGTGCCGCGCGGCGGCAGCATTGAAGAGCCCTCCAGCATGCTGGAGGGAACCTTCGGAGCAGAGCAGGCTGCGGCCATCCTGAAGAATGTCCCCACCACGGCGCTGCTGATTGCCCGGCAGATTGAACGCGCTTCGGCCACCATGCTGGGCGAGATGTCAATGGACCTCGGCGTCGATGAAGAAGGCGGGCTGTGGTTCTTCGAGGCCAATTCCAGGCCGATGAAATTCGATGAGCCGGCGATCCGCAAGCTGTCGCTGGAACGCATTTTTCATTATGGCCAGCATCTATCCCGCCAGACTAAGCCTAATTAA